The genomic window ACACTTGAAGTTCTCGTATTTAAAATCACAATGACGCCCATTAACTAAGAGTTGAAATCAATACATTGGCGTTGCAACAGACGAAAGtgataaaattttgttgtatgaattttttaaaattgtattaacacatacatatatgtatgtatatgtatgttgcaaCTGCACGACAAGAGGCACAACAAACATGAATAGTTACACTTGCACTTGTAGTAAATAATAATGCAACAGACAAGACGCGTTTAAAAATTACAGTTGAATAATTATAATGCAACAAACACTAAAGTTGTAAAAATGCAgcaacaaaatttaacaaaacagtTTTTAGCAccaccttttattttttattttttgaatctttatatttttcagttttcgagttaaaagtggtttttgttattgtatggCATAATGACTGTCTGTTTTGttggcataaaaaataatcgTCGGAAAGACTtgtgaatgtttttttttatttcgtcacCCTGTAAAAGCGcatatttgttttgtgtttttggttGACAGCTGTGTTGAGTTAGCTGTAATTACTCAGGTGGCGCTACAAATAATctcatttaaagaaatatttgtattgtCATCAAAGTCTGTATTCTTTTATCGCGCTAAtgagttatttatattttaatgctttttaacGCCACAAACTTTGTACCAAATCAATTATCGCTTATCAATTTACTGTacttattttcactttttcacaCATGCATTTTCGTTATTTTCGTCAAGCATATAAAACAGGattcaaattataaaaacaaatacttctTGTAGagccatattattttttaaaaatatttttgcatcataatatatgcacaaaaacaacaaataacgaAACACAAATAAAGCGTTCCAATATATTGTGCAAAGAAAAAGAATAGACCGCGTCGAAAAAACGTGCGTGGAAATGAAGCGTACACAACCTACTGATAGCCGGTTAGTTGCGACAGGCTGGTTGACTGCTTGATTGTCTGATAGTTTCCAACacagttgtttgtttgtttcacAATGCAGACAAAGTTAAGGCACAAACaaagtggaaataaataaagaagtcagtaaaaaaaaacgaaaaccagAAGAAATGCAAGCGCTAGGCTATCGCAAGGGAGTGGTGGTAAGAAGTTATCAAAGCGTAGCTAATAACTAAACGAACGGCAtgggaaaatatacatattacacacatacatacatatgtatatctatgaaAGAAATGCATTGCTCCAGAGTTTTGTGATTCCACTGACTACAGTCGTACTACACTATAGGTATTCTGAAGCAGTAAAGAGCAGCAACATTGCCGCAAACAAAAAGATATACAGCAAGAGCACTACAATGTTTGCTACCTAAGCGATAGTGACTAACCGAATGAATGTATTCGGTTGTCGAATTCGTATGACAAGATGTGAGAAACTTTTGTTGCATGATATATCCTCGATTTAGTTTAAAGCGAAACTTATAGCATTCGATAATCTCGAGCTAAAAACGGATCagttaaaaactcaaaaaaaaaaatatatatacatatacatacatatatatatatatgccaaGGCATTCCTTGACATTGTTTGAGGTGAGAATTGGCCACTCCTACTAAAAAAacctttattttaatattataataagccTTGAAGACGTAATGAATTAGTATCATGAGCTTTAGGGCTCAGTAAAAGTTGTCCACTAATACTCAATGCTTATGGAtacccaatattttttttcaaagttaccttaaattttcataaaatttgacGGTATGCAAAACTATATCCGAAATTTTCAACGAAAGCCTGATTTAATTTTCCTAATTTGACCGTGGTAATAGAGGATTTCACTTGCGATACCTTAGATCTTATCATATcgtttcataattatttatttacgttgaaatgttgtttttttatttttattaactaatCATTGAGACATGACCAAGTTTTTAATACTttcctttgaaaatttcacaatttggaaaatatgtaattttggAATAATGAAAAAGTTATTGGAAATAGGCCATTTTTTgctcgaggaaacccatgtaaccccttaaattgaattaatgtttgtatatacacaacttatgccattttgtcaaaatggaaaaaagtaaataaaatagtaatttgtgttctttttttacATTCcctcatatgtaaatatggtacataacctcaaaaattgATTGAATAAATAactcaacatatacatatgtatatgtatatatgtattttatttataaaatttctccaaactatatttttattaattttttttttaatatatacatacatatgactgcatatattttaacttatttttagcCATCACTGTAGCGCCGCCAGTTGATGAATTGGACAAGTTTGAATGTTCGACACACTGGTTTGAAGCGAACCAATATCGAGTTAACATATGCTCAacgatttttaaattaacaacaaaatacaacaactaaATAAGAGTATACAATGGGAATATGTTAATGAAATGTTCAACAAGGGCATttgtaggaaaaaaataaacaaatagtgaACGACAGTGATTGACTATTTTATCAGCATTGAAATAAAACACATAAGCACAGTAGAGAGACATGTTGAGtagtacactgaaaaaaatgcGCTATTTGAAGCAACTGAAAAAGAATTAATGCAAAATATGCATAACTTAACTTTTGGTTGGTAAtatattaggtagtcgaaaaagttgttTCGGATTTTGGCAATAGATGTCGTTACAGTCGTATGTGTATCTCCAGTggtaccaatcacattgtgtcataccataaagtgttggaaaggtgagattttaagcttcattcaattcaaaataaaatttcgggaaattgaaaaaaagttacagctgttcaaaaatgagtgaaaataatgaagaaatttgctatattttgaaatttttgtatgcgtataaaaagggaagaatgccccgtaagccaccaatgaaatttatgaagtttacggagaGGATGCACAATAATGGTtagctcgcttccgttctggaaatttccgTAATGGaaatggtcgaccaaaatggtacatatttgtttatttatttattatacgagtataatataaaaaaaagttggagtttgattagaaatacgaaatgaCTTGTTCGATtaccaatatttttgaaatttcatagGCATTAATACGCTCTTTGTTGAAAGTGGATATGTGCAAGAGGACCAATATTTTCTAAAACGATAATTATGaggaatttaatttgtttgaattagcatacaaaatttacaaaaaaatatttaaagcataCAAATTTAGCAAAGCACGGTTGGATGTAAATATCGGCACCTAGTTCCTCAATGAgtacattttcgaaaataaatttgatttaagttAATAGTGTCGCCGGTAAAGAAACGCAATTAATAtcacgatttttaaaaataattaaggaGTCATATTCTTTAAAGATTTTTCTCAagactataataataataacgaatGTGATAAATGATTTGATgtaatatattgttgttgttgttgttgttgtagcggtagaattttgccgagttgacagtccttgaccggataaaaatccgggtccattccggttacgtagacgcGACTGGTGGTGACGGAAACATGCAACATATTAGAAattcttggacaataatccaaaACTCTCATGGCAATTCGAACATTTATTTACTACGAGTGGAAGTGCAAATatgtaaacgattttttttggtCGAATTTTTAGGGGCAGAAATGTTATCATAGGCTGAACAATACtactaaaaacaataatatttttcgacAACTTTCGGTGTTACTTATGACATTAATTCTACGactgtacatacataatgtCATTTCTAAAAAGTTGACTCACCGCTAAGTTCTGCTCCAATGTGAATTTCTCTGCGATGAGTACGTCCTTTTCGCGTGATAGCCTATCCTTTGTTACTCTTTCTTGACGAGCAGCATCCTAtgaatttgcaaaatatgttaatataaaactataaattgAAAAGAGCACGCTGTCTACAACTAACCTGCAACGACTGACATTCCGCATCGAATTTACGTTGTTTCTTCTCCAACACATTATTGCGACCATTCTGCTCTTCGAGCAACATGCGCAAATCATTCATTTCGTTGGTCATCTTTTGCGCTTTGCGCTTCCATTGACCGACAACTTGACGTTGCTCCTCGACTTCTTCGTAAGCATCGGAGAGCTAGAGATAGaaataataacagtaaatattaaataattaattgaaatttcaagGGTTTGTAATACGCACTTTCTTCTCCAGCTGTTTTTTCAGTCCCACTAACTGCTCCAAATCGTGTTCGTGTTGCGTCTGCAAACGTCGCTTAGTGAACTCGAGTTCGCGCGCCACACGTTCATACTTCAACTTGTAAACACCGCTGCCGCCTTCCTCATTTTCGGGATCCTCATCTTCAGATATGCCATTCAAATCGGATTTGGCACAAATTAGCTCCATTTCCAGCTTCTCGCTGTTCTCTTGCAAATTTTTCACCTTATTTTGTTGCTCGTTGAGTTCCTTTTCGAGTTTCAAACGTTCGGCAGTTTCCGCTTCAAGACGTTCGGTGGCGATATTAGCAGTGGAACGCTCCTCGGCTAGATCCACTGTCATTTCGGATAACTGAAAAtttgggaaaaaaatataaaggttATCAGTATTAACGTTAAAAATGAGTAAATAAGGCGGTGGAATATGTCAGCTTTTATAATggaataaaaacatatttgtagACTTTCTAAAAATATACAACCTATAACGTTATTTTAGTTCTGTGAGCAAAATTTTCCAACTTTGTTgcaaactaattttatttcgtgttgGCCGTAATATTGTCTTCGAAAAATTTAACACCTGcccattaaaaaataataaaaaaaaatatggaaaaattagtcacacattgtttttgttgctccgGTGTTTAAACAACCACTTATAAATGTATGgcaaataaatacacatacatagacaaagatataaatatatagactACAGTATTATTGACACACTAAGATCCTAATGTGTCACAGTACTACTCATGGACGCATGGACACATTTAAACGCATACATTTGTACACTTTGACGCAACTTTGTTGACGCGGCCGTCAATGTCAAAAACCACtcgttaataaaaataaaaacaacataaattttgagctCTCATATTGTTTTCGGGAAACCCAAAAAACATGAACAAATGAAAAATAGTTTCTTTTTCACTTGATTTTTGATCTtagaaagaagagaaaaaagaaaccattttggaaattttatgaTTGGTATGTATGGCAGGCGTccaaaattatttgctttttattgtgATTTTCATGAAACATaccgaaaatttaaacaatGGTGACAAAACAGGCCACAAAATTGGCAATCAAATAGCCTTAGAATGTAAGATTTGCTGTTAGGTACGCAGATATGTCTGTCCATTAGGGTGTACAATGCTTACTTTTTCCTACATGCAAGAAAGAAGTTTGGGAGGATTGAAAAGCATTTGTCCATAGAAGATTTTCGTCTTGAATATAGCGGAATGCTTCGAACTTGCCGAAGAAAGCTACCGTTAATATATTACTAAAGCACGCGAAATGTACGGTCTTACTTGCGATAGTGGAAGAGTGAAGAATTTGCTTAATAGATCAAAATGGTACACATGATGGAGCAATAATAATATACGATTGTATTCAGATTATTAAGCATGTATAAAAATTACcgtaaagttgcgtaaaaaatttttcaacttttctatatttgaaagaaaaccATTGTTTCTAATATTAAAAGGTTTTAagacaatttcaacaacttTTAAGTACTTAACCCTTTCGGGACGGAGTTTTATTTGGAAAATGGGAATAGCCACAACCAAAATTTATgcttatatctatatattgggCTAAAAAATTATGTCCTGCATACTCAAAATTCCCAAAATCGTCCTTTTATCCTGGGACATATAATACCAATAAGAATTTTCTGTGGGATATAAAATCCCAATCATTTTTTATCCGGCTTTAAAACTTCATAAAAGGAATAGATAAgagttgtatttataaaatataaaaataataattttacaaaaccaaTAACGTGCATagtaaagaaaatacaaaagttcGAAATTTGCTGGGATGTATTATGCCAGTAGTCCCGAAagggttaaaataaaaaatataaagcagaaaaatactttacaaataataaacacCCTAAAATACACATGTATTCCATAAAAATTAAGCGCCCATTAAACatttaatataacaaaacaaaaaacgctgtatatttgtatgtaaatatgtactatatatacatatgtatatcaataaataatgtgaggaaaaaaatttggaaattataTTCAGCATTTTTTAACGACCTAGAAAAATTCGCCTTGGTCTTAACAATAGACAATAAAGAATGTCAAACTAAATAAAGACATtgacaatgaaaaatttttcatgtttttttttaaatacaataattacATAAGTACAAATCGAATTATTTTACTTGAATTTAGTTTTTCCTTATTTTGAACAGTCAGTTTCCCCAAGAAAGGACTCTCTAGCTCATAACTTCTATAAAAGGTATGGTTAAATCTTTGCCAAAAACTCGAGTTATAGTCAAATGGAGTTTAGCATTAAACACTAGTCACAAGCGCGGAGTTTAGCACACAATTCTTCGTTCTTTTCCTAGAAAGTTAACTAACTCGACTCGCAGCTCGAATATGAAGTATATCATGATCAAAAATAaacacttaatttttaatacagaaACCGTCAATAAAGCTATAGTTCGGAGCACAGAACAATATTTGCACATTAACTATTGCTTAAAAGGTATCGGCACACATTACGAATCAGAACTCTTTTCCTACCTCATCGAAATCGTTATCATCTTCCTCTTGTATGGTGcgatcatcatcatcatcggcGACCGATTGTTCACGTGCCACCGAATTTGAGCGTGAAGTCGGTGTGTGCGGCAATGTTTTGCTCAGTTGAAATGCCTTCGTGAGTATGTTTTGCGAGGAACGTGTACGTCCTACCGATGAGCTGCGCTCCATACTATTTCGTTCACGTTGACGCTCAATCAAACTAATTGTGTCGTAATCATCATAAACTGAATTGGTTGGTGTGGTGCGACCACTGTCCAAACTACCGGCCACACTGCCTGTAGGACCCACCGAGCCTACACGACGCGAGCGTCTGCCCAACGCTGTCCATTCTTCTTGCACATGATCGGTGCGACGCAAAAAATTCTGTATTTTCTCCGAAAGATATGCTGAGGTGGTGCGTGGATCCTCATATGAAGGTGATGGGCGAAGCGTTTGATGCACCGGTTGCTTCTTGCAACCCAATACGAAAGAGAGATTTGCATCGAATACAACTGGCGATTGTTCGAGGTTGTGCATTTGATAGACATCAAGTGGATCGCcgcgtgtgtatgtttgtgggAAGACGCGTCTTGGCGGTGTCGTAAGACGCGATGGTGTAGAACGACCATTTGTCGCGCTAGTTGCACGCGATGTGCTGAGTGATGAACAACGTGAAGACGTCGACAAAGCCGGACTGGGTGAACGTTGCGACAGCGTGCGTAAACGTTCTGATCCGTTGCAGCGTAGAGCATTTCCACTCGAACCCGTTGTAGATAGATAATCTGTTTTGGGAAGAGGTAGTTTCAATGATACCTCAACGGCTGTTTCGTTGGCAGAAGTCGAGATATTATTATTACCGCTAATTCTTGAAGAGAACGACGACGCCGACGAAACAGACGATGAAACACCGTTACTACCATAACCATTACTGAGAGAAGTGTTGCTGGAATAGGTGCTACTGGTAGAGTTGAGAGAAGAGGCAGCGTTAGCTAAAGATTTGGCAAGCCGGTATTGATAAGAGGATTGACTCTTGGCATCGTTTAATATGAGACCATCTTCCGAATCGTAACTTTCTTGCGTACGCCGCGAGCTACGTGTTATAGTGGTTGTGGAACTGGCGACGTTGCTGCTGCCGACGCGTTCGCGTTGCTTCGACAACAACTCCACTTGTTTGCGTGCACGTTGGTGCTGAGCTTGTGGCGGTACGGGTGGGCGGGAGGAAGCATTGGTACTAACCGAGGTGTTGGAGGACAGCGAGGAGGCGCTGCCGCCGCCCTTACTTAGTGGATTGGGGTGATCGCCGCCATTCGTGGCTGGCGGTGGTGATAGTGGACCATTGGTGGCACTGGTATTGGCTGTATTCGTGTTTGTTTTGGACGACAATACAAAGGTGCTAGGTTTTAGAAGACCGGTTGAACTTTGCGGTTTGGAACTGCGCATAGCTTCAAGGACACGCTctaaaaatttagaattatcTATGGACTTCTCACTGGCATTTTGTGTATTACAAGATGAGGTTTGCTTGGTGTTGACATTTACTATTGATGGTTCAGGTGTTTGGGTCTTAGAGACGGACTCTGATTGTGTGATAGTCGAAGTTGTTGTGTGCGTGACAGTGTTGGCATTTAACAGTTTCTTATGTGTGGTCGTtgatttagtatttattttactttgtaacTGAGTTGTTAGAGTGGTTGTATGGGTTTTGGTCAGCTCCTCGGTAGTATGTGTATCTATAATGGTAGGGACTTTCGTCGTCTTTTTTAATGGCGTAAGGCATCCATTAGTTATGGTAGTATTCGTAGTGAGTTTGCTCTTGCTTATGGTTTTGGTGGCGCCAGTTTTGATTGCAATGTCGCCGGATTGAGTTGTTTTTTCTTCCTTAACAGCGGTTACTTGTTGCGATTGAAGCTTCGTTGCTGAGCCAGTACGCACGACTTTTTTCTTTATGGTATCACATTTAGTTCCATTTGCATTCTTCTCGACTGTAGTAACTTTGGAATTTGTCGGTGTTTCTGTTGCGGATGAGGTGGTTGGTTTAGTGTGGTTATCTTCAGCCACTTTATTGCCGCTATTGCCATTGTTCGAGCTTTCCGCAACTAAATCAAGCGCAGGTTGTAATGGCGCCATTTTTTTGGCCGCCGTATGTGTGGAGGTCAGGTTTACTTGTGTATTAGTGACGTGTGGCATGCTGTGATGTTCTCATTACGAATTAACGACTCTGAGCTctcatacatgtatacataagatttaaaagaaaaatcaaacaaaGGGTTAAGACATTCACTCTGGATAGGTGGAATAAAGACTGCTTCGGCTTTTAGTGATGATGAATGATGAGGGATGTTCTGCCAATATTCAGTTGATCACGTTTtgtttactacttttttttatctGCTACTCGTATGTGTATGCAATCTTTTGGTGTAGCTGATATGTCGCAAGCGAATGATTTGGTTCGTTTGTGTGTTTTCAATTTCGTTGGTTCGTTGAATTTTCTTGTAAGGCGTATCGATTAATTTAgggtaattttatatatatttattattaaaaaaattattatattttttttgcaaaattttggcGCAcccaaaaaagttttattgtttttcgaaaattttgtataaactGCAGCTACCgaatatttgaaacaaaaaattttgattaaccacaatttcaaatttcttttcgaattatttttgtttaaacattttatacgattttttacaaaaaattttaagcacgctaaacatttttttgccttttatatcgatctatttttatttttttttttttgaaattcactgattatatttaaaattaaatgtaaatatttttttattattgttatgctAAAATATAGTtctgaattattttaaattatattttactagtttgtttattaaatccagataatattcaatatttttttcaaaattcttttcttttttaatattttatatttattttttagttaaaaaataattccttATATATTTAAGATTATATTGGACTATTTTATACACTTAGTATATTATGTGAAACCATTATATTTGAATTCtcattaaatagttatttatatttgtatgtatgtacatatgtatttttttttaattttttatgggtAGTAAGAATTAagattatattttaatatattagttAAATgacaattatataatttatagtcaataaaaataaataacaaaattatttaaattattaatatttttttaatttttaaagtttttaattaatttgtttaacgCCCTTTTTCACTatttcatgtatgtatatctgtttatatataattctattttactttttattagttcttaatgtatttttttttattattgtgtttatttttattttttatttacattttttttatattttttttatttcaatttgttcaatttttattttggattttactttgcaacattttttatcatatattattttatttttattttttccttttatcttttaatttgtatttttataacttattatattatttgtttattttattttattttacttttttttacttaatttactgttgttttttctttctttttactttattttattttcattttttactttttttatttaatttactgcTGTTTTTTCTCTCTgttgttcatttattttctgttatttattttctgaaatatttttaaattatttccaatTTAATAT from Bactrocera dorsalis isolate Fly_Bdor unplaced genomic scaffold, ASM2337382v1 BdCtg080, whole genome shotgun sequence includes these protein-coding regions:
- the LOC105230248 gene encoding unconventional myosin-XVIIIa isoform X8, which gives rise to MRSSKPQSSTGLLKPSTFVLSSKTNTNTANTSATNGPLSPPPATNGGDHPNPLSKGGGSASSLSSNTSVSTNASSRPPVPPQAQHQRARKQVELLSKQRERVGSSNVASSTTTITRSSRRTQESYDSEDGLILNDAKSQSSYQYRLAKSLANAASSLNSTSSTYSSNTSLSNGYGSNGVSSSVSSASSFSSRISGNNNISTSANETAVEVSLKLPLPKTDYLSTTGSSGNALRCNGSERLRTLSQRSPSPALSTSSRCSSLSTSRATSATNGRSTPSRLTTPPRRVFPQTYTRGDPLDVYQMHNLEQSPVVFDANLSFVLGCKKQPVHQTLRPSPSYEDPRTTSAYLSEKIQNFLRRTDHVQEEWTALGRRSRRVGSVGPTGSVAGSLDSGRTTPTNSVYDDYDTISLIERQRERNSMERSSSVGRTRSSQNILTKAFQLSKTLPHTPTSRSNSVAREQSVADDDDDRTIQEEDDNDFDELSEMTVDLAEERSTANIATERLEAETAERLKLEKELNEQQNKVKNLQENSEKLEMELICAKSDLNGISEDEDPENEEGGSGVYKLKYERVARELEFTKRRLQTQHEHDLEQLVGLKKQLEKKLSDAYEEVEEQRQVVGQWKRKAQKMTNEMNDLRMLLEEQNGRNNVLEKKQRKFDAECQSLQDAARQERVTKDRLSREKDVLIAEKFTLEQNLADTRLELELKEEKLASLQRELEEMTFGGSTEEEIAQLRRSKNELDRRVKEQEEELDEMAGQVQLLEQAKLRLEMSLETMRKEARREAQQRDDELEEARNNSYKKIKALECQLETEHEERTLLLREKHELERRLSSMEDQDRMDRQAEEAATQKLKRDLRKYKALLKDAQAQLERSKAETPGKALIRQLRNQLEDAESARTLVMKARQAAEAELAEVQAMFEESQKGRNDAEDRANAAHRDRAELQAQIEENEEELAELMKKYSAAVKQLNTEQIAASEYEFKLSELEADRNNLKEQVSELQQRLENVESMADPSTAMLSKRLELRTKELESRLDLEQATRTRLEVQVSRLKETLEKVQNDVAQAKAREMQAQDALKKSQKSLRDMREEYHVAASREQESVTKRKDLEKKLEQVESESSALKNDLRLALQRIADLQQAMEEDDDDVSDSEDSHSTDGSLSDLEERLRPIKVKRTTNGELMSPSSTKTLVHEKDDNSPRITLTSPSSPHIHKMARLARAEDAKADVTSNDVDKKATTTTATNSISTERSSEGLKNGDATP
- the LOC105230248 gene encoding unconventional myosin-XVIIIa isoform X5 codes for the protein MPHVTNTQVNLTSTHTAAKKMAPLQPALDLVAESSNNGNSGNKVAEDNHTKPTTSSATETPTNSKVTTVEKNANGTKCDTIKKKVVRTGSATKLQSQQVTAVKEEKTTQSGDIAIKTGATKTISKSKLTTNTTITNGCLTPLKKTTKVPTIIDTHTTEELTKTHTTTLTTQLQSKINTKSTTTHKKLLNANTVTHTTTSTITQSESVSKTQTPEPSIVNVNTKQTSSCNTQNASEKSIDNSKFLERVLEAMRSSKPQSSTGLLKPSTFVLSSKTNTNTANTSATNGPLSPPPATNGGDHPNPLSKGGGSASSLSSNTSVSTNASSRPPVPPQAQHQRARKQVELLSKQRERVGSSNVASSTTTITRSSRRTQESYDSEDGLILNDAKSQSSYQYRLAKSLANAASSLNSTSSTYSSNTSLSNGYGSNGVSSSVSSASSFSSRISDYLSTTGSSGNALRCNGSERLRTLSQRSPSPALSTSSRCSSLSTSRATSATNGRSTPSRLTTPPRRVFPQTYTRGDPLDVYQMHNLEQSPVVFDANLSFVLGCKKQPVHQTLRPSPSYEDPRTTSAYLSEKIQNFLRRTDHVQEEWTALGRRSRRVGSVGPTGSVAGSLDSGRTTPTNSVYDDYDTISLIERQRERNSMERSSSVGRTRSSQNILTKAFQLSKTLPHTPTSRSNSVAREQSVADDDDDRTIQEEDDNDFDELSEMTVDLAEERSTANIATERLEAETAERLKLEKELNEQQNKVKNLQENSEKLEMELICAKSDLNGISEDEDPENEEGGSGVYKLKYERVARELEFTKRRLQTQHEHDLEQLVGLKKQLEKKLSDAYEEVEEQRQVVGQWKRKAQKMTNEMNDLRMLLEEQNGRNNVLEKKQRKFDAECQSLQDAARQERVTKDRLSREKDVLIAEKFTLEQNLADTRLELELKEEKLASLQRELEEMTFGGSTEEEIAQLRRSKNELDRRVKEQEEELDEMAGQVQLLEQAKLRLEMSLETMRKEARREAQQRDDELEEARNNSYKKIKALECQLETEHEERTLLLREKHELERRLSSMEDQDRMDRQAEEAATQKLKRDLRKYKALLKDAQAQLERSKAETPGKALIRQLRNQLEDAESARTLVMKARQAAEAELAEVQAMFEESQKGRNDAEDRANAAHRDRAELQAQIEENEEELAELMKKYSAAVKQLNTEQIAASEYEFKLSELEADRNNLKEQVSELQQRLENVESMADPSTAMLSKRLELRTKELESRLDLEQATRTRLEVQVSRLKETLEKVQNDVAQAKAREMQAQDALKKSQKSLRDMREEYHVAASREQESVTKRKDLEKKLEQVESESSALKNDLRLALQRIADLQQAMEEDDDDVSDSEDSHSTDGSLSDLEERLRPIKVKRTTNGELMSPSSTKTLVHEKDDNSPRITLTSPSSPHIHKMARLARAEDAKADVTSNDVDKKATTTTATNSISTERSSEGLKNGDATP